The window TGCCCAGCCCGCCGCAGACGTTCAGCGACGGATGGCCGGCGGCCATCTGGGTGTGAGGTCGACGGCCCGACGGGCGGGCGCTCAGTGCGCGGTGACCGGCTGCCCCTTCGGCTGCCCGATCGCGGCGAGCAGGTCCTCGAACCAGGGCGAGCCCGGGTCGAAGGCCTTGCCGCCCTTGATGCGCGGGAACTCGATGACGCGCAGCGCGTCGCCCGCCTCCTCGTCCTGGCCGACGACCCCGCTCTCGCCGCGCAGGGCGGCGTCGACGGCGAGGTCGGTGCAGCGGGCGATGAGGGCGAGGTCCTCCGCATTGGCGGCCGCAGAGCGCGCGAAGTAGCCGCTCTTCTGCACCATCGTCTTCTCCGCACCAACAAGTCCGGCGAACTGCTTCGCGAACCAGGCTCCGGGGTTGATGGTGTCCAGCTTCACGTGCCCGAAGGCGTCGCGAGCCGGCTCCTCGCCGCGGCTGATCATCTCCTCGACGATCGTGTCGACCCCCGCACCCTCGGACAAGAAGATGTTCACGCAGCCGATCTCGTCCATGACCGCCTCGAGGCGACGCGACTCCGCGGCGATGTCGAAGTCCAGCTCGGGGACGTACACGGCGTGGACGTCCCAGCGCTGCCGTTCGTGCCCGAAGCCGGGGAAGTCCTGCTCGGACAACCACTCGCGGTAGCGCTGCGCCGTCGCGCCGGTGAGCCAGCCGCAGTGGCGCCCCATCACCTCGTGCACGATGAGCATGCGAGGGCTGGAGGAGTGCTCGGCGAGTATGTTGCGGGCGAAGATCGCGCCCTGCTCCGCGGCCGTCCACGCGCCGAGGCTCTGCCGGATCGGCACGATGTCGTTGTCGATCGTCTTCGGCAGGCCGACCACGGTCAGGTCGTAGTCGTTGCCGGCGAGATAGGCGGCGAGGTCCGCCGCGGTCGTGTTCGTGTCGTCGCCGCCGATGGTGTGCAGGACGTGGACGCCGTCGCGGGTCAGCTGCTCCGCGGCGACGTGCAGCGGGTCCTGCCCCTCCCGGACGAGCCCGCGCCGCACACAGTCCGCGACGTTGGTGAGCTTCACCCGGCTGTTGCCGATCGGGCTCCCGCCGAGGCGGTGCAGCAGCGCGGCCCTGGCCCGGATCTCCGGGGTGACCTCGACGTGGCGGCCCTCCAGCAGGCCGGCATACCCGTCGAGGTAGCCGATGATCTCCGTGTCCGGCGAGACGACCGAGTAGCGCTCGATGAGGCCGCCGACGGCCGAGGACAGGCAGGGCGCGAGCCCGCCGGCGGTGAGCAGCGCGACGCGACGTGGGCTCTCAGGCATGGCTGCGAGCCTATCGAGGGCGACCGTCCGGATAGGTTCGCGGCATGCCTGTCACGCCCGCCCCCGCCGAGCGCCTCCAGCGCTACGCCCAGCTCGCCGTCCGCGTCGGCGCCAACGTCCAGCCCGGGCAGGAGGTCTTCCTGCGCGCCGACCTCGAGCACGCCCCGATCGCCGAGGCGATCGCCGAGGAGGCCTACCGCGCCGGGGCGTTCCGCGTGACGGTCGAGTTCCAGGACGCGCGGGTACGCCGCTCCGCGCTCGAACACGCCCCGCTCGAGGCGCTGACGTCCGCGCCGGAGTGGATGCTGGCGCGTCTTCGTGAGCTCGACGAGGCCGGAGCCGCCCTCATCAGCCTCACGGGCAACGCCGACCCGCACGCCTTCGACGGCCTCCCGGCGGAACGCGTCTCGGCCGTGCCGCTGAACCTCGCCCAGGAGTCCCGTCGGGTCACCTTGGGCGGTCGTGTCACGTGGACGATCCTGGCCGCGCCGAACCCGGGGTGGGCGGGTGCGGTGTTCGGGGAGCCCGACGTCGAGCGGTTGTGGGCCGCGGTCGGGGTCGCCATGCGCCTCGACGAGGACGACGTCGTGGCGGCGTGGCGCGAGCAGCACCGGAAGCTGTCCGGGCGCGCGGGCGCGTTGACGGCTCTCGGCCTGGACGCGGTCCGCTACCGGGGTGAGGGCACCGACCTGACCGTGGGGCTCGTGCCCGGCTGCGTCTGGACCGGTGGTGGCCTCACCCGCGACGACGGGCTGACGTACATGCCGAACCTGCCCACCGAGGAGGTCTTCACCTCCCCCGACCGCAGCCGCGCTGACGGCACGATCCGGCTGACCCGCCCGCTCGTCATGCCGCGGGCGGGCGCGGTGGTGGAGGGCCTGGTCGTCGAGTTCGCCGGCGGCCGCATCGTCGACGTCACGGCGGACAGCGGCGTGGACCTTGTCAGGGCCGAGCTCGACACCGACGAGGGAGCGCGCAGCCTGGGCGAGGTCTCCCTGGTCGACGGCTCCTCCCGCGTGCGCGCCGCCGGGGTCGTCTTCCACGACACGCTGTTCGACGAGAACGCCGGCTGCCATGTGGCCTGGGGCCAGGCCTTCCCGTTCGCCGTGGCGGGCGGGATGGACAAGTCCAGCGAGCAGCTCGCCGCCCTCGGCCTCAACACCTCGAGCGTGCACACCGACGTCGTCGTGGGCGGCCCGGGCGTCGACGTGGACGGGATCCTCCCCGACGGCGGTGTCGTCCCGATCATCGTCGACGACCGCTGGGCGCCCGAGTTCGCCTGACCGTGCCCGTCGCGCTGACCTCCCAGGGTCTGCAACGGCTGGCGGACGACGGCAGCCCGCTGGAAGGACCGGAGGAGCCCGACGACCTGGCGGAGGCGGTGGCCGGCCTGGAGGCCGTCGAGCACCCCCGGTGGGTGTGGGAGTCGACCGCGGCGACGTACCCCGGCCTCCTCGCCCGCGGCGTCCGGCTGCGGCGCTGCCACGACCTGTCCCTGACCGACGCCCTGCTGAGCGGGCGTG is drawn from Actinomycetes bacterium and contains these coding sequences:
- a CDS encoding pyrophosphate--fructose-6-phosphate 1-phosphotransferase, encoding MPESPRRVALLTAGGLAPCLSSAVGGLIERYSVVSPDTEIIGYLDGYAGLLEGRHVEVTPEIRARAALLHRLGGSPIGNSRVKLTNVADCVRRGLVREGQDPLHVAAEQLTRDGVHVLHTIGGDDTNTTAADLAAYLAGNDYDLTVVGLPKTIDNDIVPIRQSLGAWTAAEQGAIFARNILAEHSSSPRMLIVHEVMGRHCGWLTGATAQRYREWLSEQDFPGFGHERQRWDVHAVYVPELDFDIAAESRRLEAVMDEIGCVNIFLSEGAGVDTIVEEMISRGEEPARDAFGHVKLDTINPGAWFAKQFAGLVGAEKTMVQKSGYFARSAAANAEDLALIARCTDLAVDAALRGESGVVGQDEEAGDALRVIEFPRIKGGKAFDPGSPWFEDLLAAIGQPKGQPVTAH
- a CDS encoding aminopeptidase, with protein sequence MPVTPAPAERLQRYAQLAVRVGANVQPGQEVFLRADLEHAPIAEAIAEEAYRAGAFRVTVEFQDARVRRSALEHAPLEALTSAPEWMLARLRELDEAGAALISLTGNADPHAFDGLPAERVSAVPLNLAQESRRVTLGGRVTWTILAAPNPGWAGAVFGEPDVERLWAAVGVAMRLDEDDVVAAWREQHRKLSGRAGALTALGLDAVRYRGEGTDLTVGLVPGCVWTGGGLTRDDGLTYMPNLPTEEVFTSPDRSRADGTIRLTRPLVMPRAGAVVEGLVVEFAGGRIVDVTADSGVDLVRAELDTDEGARSLGEVSLVDGSSRVRAAGVVFHDTLFDENAGCHVAWGQAFPFAVAGGMDKSSEQLAALGLNTSSVHTDVVVGGPGVDVDGILPDGGVVPIIVDDRWAPEFA